A window of Benincasa hispida cultivar B227 chromosome 9, ASM972705v1, whole genome shotgun sequence genomic DNA:
AACGAGATTgaaggagagagtgagattgagagagcaagattgtaggagagagcgagattgaaggagAGAGCGACCATGACTAATGCTCTTTACACAATCAGGATAAGCTTAGTCTAATTAATCCTATGCAATCATCCCATATCCTCAACATTTCTCATACATACGTTGTTAaaaggttttaattaatttaactataaGAATTATCATAAGAACTATCATTAATGGATGTTATGTTATCATTAATTAGTACACTTTGAATTAACTCAAGATGTTACATATCTTTAaggtaaaatgttcaaatttccatcttttatataattaaactaaaaataaaggTTTAGTTATGCAAGTTACCACACTCGAGAATGGACTTTCATCTAACATGATTTACATACAAACAAAATAACCAATATTCTgagaaaataatgataaattctctcAGTAGGCAACGGCTGAGATAAATTCAATGATCGAATAAAATGGCGAAAGATTGTTTTTCAGAGATGTGTTTGTATATTACTTCCATTGGAGCTTCCATTCTcagagattgtaggagagagcgagattgagagagcgaaattgtagaagagagcgagattgagagagcgagattgaaggagagagcgagattgcgAGTATCTCGCTGAacatcttgctctctcctacaatctcgctgaatatctcgctctcttctattgtatattcaatttttttatattataaagttgtacatcattcttttaattaaattgtacattattattttaattaagttgtacattattctttaattaagttgtacattattcttttaattaacttgtacataacttttaattaacttgtcttgtacattattcttctaattaagttgtacattattcttctaattaagttgtacattattcttttaattaggTTGTACactattcttctaattgagaaacaaatatttttttaattgagaaataaatatttttttttccagatcatggctttaaacccaggacctgttgatcccgatgttttgtaaACCAGTTCATTGATCGATCAtatgttgtatggcgagattgtactactggagaaatatcttgcaggcgtcgagaggcagttctcTAGCGCACTATCCCGCTCCACCCTCGAATATTACCGCTACTgcgcacatctggattctatggggttgcTAGATTAGTATTTATTCAGTTgaactggcatctgatcacagccttggttgagagatggaggcccgagacccatacattccatatgtctaTTGGAGAGTGTACTATCACTCTAcaaagacatagaagtgttgttggggttacctgttgatgGTGAACCGatcaccggagtgatgtacgatgactggttagaagtttgtcaactgtacctcggtgcgaccccacctgccgacaagattaaaggatcgaggttaagtttaatatggttaggaacacaatttcgtcAGCTCACAGATGATACAGACGAGGAAACCATCATAAGATATGTGCGAGcatatatattacaaatgatGGTTAGAAGTCTATTTTTAGATAAATCAAGCCATTTTGTTCatttgatgttcctgccactgttagctaacctccatgattcggggcggtattcgtggggtggagcataCTTGgtatggttgtatagacaactatgcaaaacaacaagacctgaggttcgagagatagctgggcctctcatacttttgcaactatgagtttgggagcgatttccaacaatggctctaCAGTTACATCATATTAATGacactcagttagttggacgagcctacggttctcggtatgttgttttaattcgatttagtttttatatcattaatctagttaatttaaattctaaattatcaatttaaaaatttaggtggagagacaaattttgtgtgactaggacagccctGCTTCAACTTGAACAGGTAtattacactaaacctaattgattattttattctcatttttattgtatttgtctttaatattctctaatataatattttgtgtgtttaggttatttgggagccgtacaaaattattgtgcatactttgcctaatttttgtacgaatggtcaaaatatatggcggacgatgagtcctctcatatgttttcacattggtgagtggcatcttcctgacagggtgatgagacaattcagTTTTCAGCAGGATATCCCATcaccttgtaatactgaacccgtactgcatgatattgacctaaggactgaaGATTAGTCTGAAAAAGTTACACATTtagtagtgcgatggcactatcgtgcaaggtttattgcagtggggttTTTTTTGAATAGTTTGACATAGATGTCATTCCAGAATATATttattggtataataatatcacaaggcgctacgtcactcgtccgagagcagctgtgggtcatctggtaaatgaatgaatattatctaattttttaatttaaatttattttaaatattgtctaattattttataattcacggagatcgaacaacagtagactccgtgaggtttcGAATGATCCGagccaggttcttgctatatgtagtgacaaccaaagctatatggaggaaattcattatatgtacgatatacctattgttcctccaccagctcctagacgtagaggacctgttcgggaagaggatgagtttgatgaggttgcacataatgtggaagagttgccccctatgacgtagacgcagagtcaaactgattatgttagtccgaggatgatgatgccagcatttggttcaggacattatgactcagaggttggtccttcgtcttcatacatgcatggacatggtcggggtcgtggagagcataattaatatttatattataaagcgcctgtagaggtaccagagcaacatcaagaaaaaCCCGaacaacctcaagttcgaagtcgacgacgacaactagctcgaaatcgacgacgtccgccttgtgggacacattggatttttgtaattattttaaataaatgaagatatttaatttacattttttatttttatgagttattattattttttatatttattcttttagagtttaaataaaataataaatatttttataaaatggaaaattaaaaaaaagaagaaaggattagaaaagaagaaggttggaaatagtgtaataattaaaaaggaaaaaaaaaaaggaaaaattgttatgtattctcgctctctatcaaaatctcgctctggCTCTGGCTCTGTGCTCATGCTCACGCTCAACGCTCACgctcaaatctcgctctcgctctcgctcaaaatctcgctctctcgctctctcaaaacGTCTCGctgtctctcataatctcgctctcgaatttgattgggaagttcagtggcaaaaagaaggagattcattagctcgttatttagtcagacttgctgagatgacagaatccgtaaaaattattcaacaagctttggaaggaattccagggggactttatgaaaatttagaaatacttttgatagaggaaggtctccgaatgataattaaacagactcaataataatgttaggaagggcAAGGTCGAAGGTTCAAAGTTTGATGTACAAATgaaaggaaggtcgagggttcaaaattcgacctatctaggttgaattttcaaccctcgacttattaaaaaaaacaacaatatttttataaatagtttgaaaataataatattttcctaaatagtttctaaaagtacaatatccttttaattttctccGGTGTTGTTTAGTATAGTTATCAcatttcttaataaaaaaaatttaaattctagttaattttttttaaaaaaatattttaattttttaaatttcacaaaagacacaaatatattatcgagaaagataaaaattatggtaaaaaaatttgaagaaaacaaccataatttttcaaagataaaaacttatggtaaatgattatcaaaccgAGTGTTACTTTGTGAGTATTGTCCTCCACGCCCTATgggaaaaaagaaatgaaaaaacgTAGTAGTTCGCTTCGCAACCAACTAATCAAGACCTTAGAACGACTagaaaatttggaataaacttCAGCTCCAAGATCCAAACTTCAGTCAAGCCCATTTCTCTCTGTCTTTCACACAGTTGATCGATTGCTTCCTCCACCATTTTCCCATCATTTTTGTACTGAAGATTAAGATTTCCTCGATAGAACAGAGATACGGGATCGATCACGACAGACATCGAGGTTAGTGATCCTTAAACTCAATTTTGTTGGGATCTCATGGTCCTGTTTCAACGAAAGTCGCAACATTTGCGAGCTTATAGTTGAGAATCTTTCGAAGGGCCATCTGGGTTTTCATTTCCGTGACTGATGAATACTGGAATTAGTATTTAAAGCCATGAAAACCCTtgtctctctgtttttctttgtttgggGGCTCCAACTGTTTGGAGAATTGAGCTTTTCATTTGCTCAATCAGAATCCGTAGACGTTGGGTTTGTTGAAGACTCTAGAGATGTAATTCCTAATGAAACTCCAACTTACAATTATGAAAGATATGATGAGGTGGAGAAACAGTGCAAATCTGTTCTGTCTTCGGCAGCTGAATTAAGCTCTGATACTGCTAGGTTTACAAGAATGAAGGAACAGCTTCAATTTGTGAATGGTGATTGGTGGCAAGATGGGGGAAAGTATCCTTTAATGCCTTTTGAAAATCTAACTCATGCGTTTTCAGAAAAGAGTTACTATATGTATCATGGAAGGGACTTTACAAATGTTGAGATCCCTTTGAAATTAGTTTCCTTTTGGGTTACTGACATTGATCCTTCCCATCAAACTAAAAAATCTGTTAGTGCTAGTGGGTTATTGTTAATGGGGATAACTTCGGATGGTGCTTTTGACCAATGGTCCTCTGAACATCCTTATTTTCAGCTTTGGCCTGGCCGCTCTGAGCTTACACTTCCTTTTCAAGGAATCTATACTGAATCTAAGAAGAATGGTGGGGAAAGAGTGTTGTGTTTGTTGGGTACTGGGATGTTACCCTCTCGTGATCAAGACTCCGATGACCCATGGAGTTGGGCCAAGAATTCAAATGTGAATCGTCACCAGATGCCACTTCTCCAAGATGATCAAATTCTACTTGTTCTGCGCTATCCAATGAAATATACGCTGACAAGTCGAGTAGTCCAAGGTGAAATGAAAAGTTTAAACCTCAAGTCAAACTCAAAGTACTTTGATGACATTCACATTTCGTCTCAACTTGGTGATGCGAACTATGATTTCACATCTGAGAAAGTTGTCAAAAAAGCATGTGCTCCATATCCTTACAATGACAACTTTATGAAGAAAAACATTACTACATATAGAGGTTCTTCTTTTTGCAGGGTTTTGCAAGAAATGACCAAGGAACAAGCTTTCACAATCCTCCCAAATTGGAGATGCAACTCTACAGATGAATTTTGTAGGAAACTCGGTCCATTTCAATCAGATGAAGTGATCAATAGTACTGATGGAGGTTTCAAAGATGTGAGACTTTATATGCAGGATGTGAAATGTAAGCTGCAGGGCTCTAGCAAAAATGGTATTTCTGCTAGTGTTTCTGCTGTTTTTCGAGCTGTTTCGCCATCGGAGAATCTCTATGCTGCAGGGAGAAGATCTGCACTTAATAACATGACAATGGTCTCTGAGGGAATGTGGAAGTCTTCCAGTGGGCAACTTTGCATGGTTGGTTGTGTTGGACTTGTTAATGCTGATAAGATTTCATGTGACTCTAGGATCTGCCTGTATATACCTACCTCGTTTACCCTAAAACAACGAAGCATTCTTGTGGGTTCAATTTCGAGCATGAATGACAAGCCAACATACTCACCGATGTCATTTGAGAAGTTATTAAGGCCTACAGAGCTGTGGAGCTATTTTAGGGAGTCTCGTCCATTTTACAGCTATACAAAAATTGCTTCAGCTGGTGCCGTGCTTGAGAAAAATGAGCCTTTCAGTTTTCGGTCCGTCGTAAAGAAGTCATTGCTGCGTTATCCCAAGCTGGAAGACACAGATGCATATGTAGTCAGTGAGTCTCTTCTCCTAGAAGATCTCACCCTTCATGTCCCTGCAGTTCCCAATCCAGCACTTGGTTCTCAAGCTTCCAGAACTTATGTTGAAGTGGACATTATCTCTGTTGGTTCCTTTTTCGGACGGGATTGGTCAAGGTTAAATGGATCTAACTCTGATATGGAAACTCCTTATCATGTTATGCCTGAATACACTGAAAAGCAGCTGCTTGTGAATGTATCTGCATTGCTCTCACTCTCAGAACAGCCAGATAGCAACTTCTCTGCACTTTTCGTGGAGGGCATTTATGATCCACATGTTGGACATATGTACCTAGTTGGTTGCAGGGACGTTCGTTCGTCATGGAAAGTTTTGTTTGAGAGCATGGATCTTGAAGATGGCTTGGATTGTCAAATTGAAGCAGTTGTGTCTTATCCTCCCACTACAGCTCAGTGGTTAATCAATCCAACTGCACAGATTTCCATATCGAGCCGACGAACAGAAGATGACCCTTTCTATTTCAGCCCAATAAAACTTGAAACAATGCCGATCATGTATCGGAGGCAGCGCCAAGATATTCTTTCTCGTAAGAGTGTAGAGGGTATACTCCGAATATTGACACTTTCTCTGGCGATTGCTTGCATCTTGAGCcagatattttatataaatcataatctGGAGTCTGTTCCATACATATCTCTTGTTACACTGGGAGTTCAATCCCTTGGATATACTCTTCCACTGGTCACTGGTGCTGAAGCTCTCTTCAAGCGACGAGGTTCTGAATCTAACGATGAGTCATACGATCTCGAAAATAACCTTTGGTTCCTTGTGATTGATTACATAGTCAAGCTTCAAGTTGTGGTCTCACTTCTATTGACTTTGAGGCTTTGCCAGAAGGTTTGGAAATCTAGGATCAAGTTACTGCGGCAAGCTCCTCTTGAACCGCATCGCGTGCCCAGTGATAAGTGGGTGCTTGTTGCTACCTTCTTCATACATCTCGTCGGGTACATAGCCATTCTCATAGTTCACACTGCAAAGACAGCTGAAATCCGAGTTAAGAGTTACTTGATACCTAGCAGATCTTCAAGTTCCCACATGATGCAGGGATGGGAAAAAGACCTACAAGAGTATGTGGGTCTTGTTCAAGATTTTTTcttacttcctcaaatcattgGCAACTTGTTATGGCAAATTGATTGCAAGCCTCTTAGGAAGTTCTATTTCATTGGAATCACACTGGTCAGGCTTCTCCCACACATTTATGACTTCATAAGAGCTCCAACTATAAATCCTTACTTTGTTCAGGAGTATGACTTTGTGAACCCAAGCATGGACTTCTACTCCAGATTTGGAGATGTTGCTATTCCTTTGATTGCATTTATCCTTGCGGTTGTAGTATACATTCAGCAGCGGTGGAACTATGAGAAACTCAGCCAGGCACTCATCATTGGTCGGATTAGGCTTCTTCCAAGCGCTTCCAGAATGTATCAGAGGTTGCCTTCCAAGTCATATGAAGCTGAGCTTGCTTCTGCTGAAAATAGTAACACAAAGCATGAAGACATAGAATGACACCAAATGATTTATGGACCATGCCAACATCGAAGTTGTTATAACAGGCAATGAAATTGAAGTTTGTTGGtttattttccctttttattttgCATAGTAGTGTTGTTTACTACACAATTTCAGCCTGGTTACTGTATATGGATGCTTCTGCATCAAATGTAACATTCAGAAGCCTCATTTCAGGATCTCCTGAAAAAGGTTTTGAAAAGATCTCATGAGGTTTAGTCTCTTGTTCCTCTCAGATGTTATAGGCACAAATGATCACAGTTGCAAAATAAAACCATGTTTCAAAAGCTATAATAATCTCATACAAAGCTATGATGTCATGACTTATGCTTTGGCCAGTAGCCTTCAAATTCCCATTTTCACTGTTTTTGGCTTAAAAAACAAATCTCATATCAGCCAGAATGGATGTGTTTTTGTTTGTCAAATTGCTGATTTGTTGCTTTACCAATGGCTTGAAAACAAGACGTAGAAAATGGGTAGGGCCTGCTCTAATCCCCAAATGTATCATGTCTGTTATTTAAAAGAACTATAAAATTCATCCTGCCCAGTAAGCACAATAACTGGGTCCTGCCCTTCAGTTGTAGGACATCCTCTCTCTCACTCCCAAGATCTTAAAGACAAAGAACTGTGCTTTATAGTGTTTTTTCTTTATAGTTTTGGTTGAGGTATGTCAAGAAatcaatcataaaaaaaaaacacataaaatgtAAAGAGTAGAGAAATTGACACAAAGATTTATATGGTTTACTTACAGTGTATTAGCTATATCCACGGGTAAAGGGAGAGAACAATTTATTATTGgaacaaaaatcaaattacaGATTCATAGACGCCAATGAGACCTCCATGCTTGGTCGTTCGCAGCACCCTATACAAATTTAGGATACATAGTTTctatctttatattttaatatttttataacaGAAAGGATAAAGAAGGCTTGAGTTGAATCCGAGTCATGGACCCTGAGCTAACATGATTTAGATGGTATGGGCTAGACATGGCCCTTATTTTAATAAGCATATAACTTGTTTGGTTTTCAAATGGATTAACAAATTGTTCTTCTAGAACAAAttagttaaaaaagaaaagactacTTGATCTTTAACTAGCTTTTGTTGGCTTTCATTTATTTGGAAATTGATAGATGATCTGTGAGTAGTCAATATTAATATCCATAAAATTTTAACACCCTTCAATGCCCATAAAACTCTATTGGACTATTCTTTCCAGCGCCTACGCATAGGAGGGTTTAGAGTAGATCTATGGTAGGAAAATTAAAGCCATCAagatattaaaatttttcaatCAAATCTCTAATAATAAtctcatcaaatttgaattgagGAACAATGTTCATCTCAAGCTGCTATTCTCTTGGGGGATGAGTTTTTGAACAATGTGGTTCAATACTTTGAATGTCAAATTTTCTTAACAAATATTATAGTTCTATTGTTAGGGTTTTCccttattgtaaatatttttgttatattttccttttctatgctttctttctttaatcactcttgtacacttgtatatattcatatttttaGTGAATGAAATTATGTATTCTGActctctcaaacctaagagtttaaCATGGTATCATAGCTCtagaaaattagggtttgagaatttaGAACCCGTTTGTGTTACATCTAAGGTTTTGTGGAGGGGTGAGTTTATACTTTTGCTCACCACCGCCATCTTTGGATTGTTCGCCGCTATTCACCGCCGCCGCCATTCGCCGTCAACCGTCAGCCATCGTCGGAAAAAAAGGGAGGGTCGTATCTTCTTCGCTATTTTTTTACACCCCCAGTTCATCGAGGAACCCAGCCACCgatctacaaaaccccaaagtcCGATGTCCATCTGACCAACACGTGAGGCTCACATACCGCCTTTTCCTTCTACCATTGGGACGCCACCTATTTTTGCTTGTCTTCTAGAAGTGCCATCGGTGTTGCTTCCTTTTCTTGGTGGTGTGTTTGTTTGGGCTATATACTCACTGGTTATGgttcattgaaaaaaaaaatctcttcgttaaattagggtttgcttCTCTTCTGTCAGGTGTTTCTTTTTTGAGGTAATAGCGGACAAGAAACCAGTAGTCACATCTAAGATGGTTCCTATGGTATCAAAAGTAACGTAAGTTGAATGGATTCAATTACTATTCATGGAGATCAAATGTTCGTCACTTTATTAGGAGCATTGAGATGGATGATCACATCCGCCAACTGATGCTACTAAAATGATTTAATGGTGGAAGGATTCAAGAATGCTTCTACAAATCAAGAATTCTATTGATCGTGAAATCGTTGAATTAGTAAATCATTGCAAATCGGTCAAGAAACTATTGGaatattcaaattttctttattttgggAAAGAGAAAATTAATAGAGTGTTTGATGTTTGTAAGACTCTATATCAACTTGATCAAGGAGAAAAACCCCCTACAAGCTACTTTATGGAGCTCAAAAATACATGTGCAGAATTCAATGCCTTGATGCCAATTAGAACGGATCCAAAGGTTCTAATGGCTCAACGTAAAAAATTGTTTATCATGAGTTTTTTAGTTGGTCTTGCACTTAAATACGAGATGGCCAAAGAACAAATGTTGTCAAGCTGAAACATTTCATCGTTGGAAGAAGCTTATACTTGAATACTTCGCATAGAGAAGCTACAAGCAGTTATGTCATCTGATTCTAGCAGTGCTTTGATTGGGCGCACAAATGATTATAGAGGTAATAAGTGGGTTGAATCAAATATCTCCGAAGGTCATCCCAATAACCAACCATCAAATTAAGAGGTGTTGTTTGCTACTATTGTCATAAACCTGGCCATACGAAACGTGAATGCAGAAGATTGTTGAATAAGGGTCAGAGGTTGCCATCTGCATATGTCACTTCTTCTCCTGATAATTTTGACAAGTCAATTATGATTTCTGTAGAGGGGTTTGCTAAAATTTAATAGTATGAAGAGTCATT
This region includes:
- the LOC120085686 gene encoding uncharacterized protein LOC120085686, with product MKTLVSLFFFVWGLQLFGELSFSFAQSESVDVGFVEDSRDVIPNETPTYNYERYDEVEKQCKSVLSSAAELSSDTARFTRMKEQLQFVNGDWWQDGGKYPLMPFENLTHAFSEKSYYMYHGRDFTNVEIPLKLVSFWVTDIDPSHQTKKSVSASGLLLMGITSDGAFDQWSSEHPYFQLWPGRSELTLPFQGIYTESKKNGGERVLCLLGTGMLPSRDQDSDDPWSWAKNSNVNRHQMPLLQDDQILLVLRYPMKYTLTSRVVQGEMKSLNLKSNSKYFDDIHISSQLGDANYDFTSEKVVKKACAPYPYNDNFMKKNITTYRGSSFCRVLQEMTKEQAFTILPNWRCNSTDEFCRKLGPFQSDEVINSTDGGFKDVRLYMQDVKCKLQGSSKNGISASVSAVFRAVSPSENLYAAGRRSALNNMTMVSEGMWKSSSGQLCMVGCVGLVNADKISCDSRICLYIPTSFTLKQRSILVGSISSMNDKPTYSPMSFEKLLRPTELWSYFRESRPFYSYTKIASAGAVLEKNEPFSFRSVVKKSLLRYPKLEDTDAYVVSESLLLEDLTLHVPAVPNPALGSQASRTYVEVDIISVGSFFGRDWSRLNGSNSDMETPYHVMPEYTEKQLLVNVSALLSLSEQPDSNFSALFVEGIYDPHVGHMYLVGCRDVRSSWKVLFESMDLEDGLDCQIEAVVSYPPTTAQWLINPTAQISISSRRTEDDPFYFSPIKLETMPIMYRRQRQDILSRKSVEGILRILTLSLAIACILSQIFYINHNLESVPYISLVTLGVQSLGYTLPLVTGAEALFKRRGSESNDESYDLENNLWFLVIDYIVKLQVVVSLLLTLRLCQKVWKSRIKLLRQAPLEPHRVPSDKWVLVATFFIHLVGYIAILIVHTAKTAEIRVKSYLIPSRSSSSHMMQGWEKDLQEYVGLVQDFFLLPQIIGNLLWQIDCKPLRKFYFIGITLVRLLPHIYDFIRAPTINPYFVQEYDFVNPSMDFYSRFGDVAIPLIAFILAVVVYIQQRWNYEKLSQALIIGRIRLLPSASRMYQRLPSKSYEAELASAENSNTKHEDIE